In Candidatus Syntrophoarchaeum caldarius, the following are encoded in one genomic region:
- a CDS encoding Daunorubicin resistance ABC transporter ATP-binding subunit: MMEAIAVENLSKSFNGLKAVDRVSFSVHEGEIFGFLGPNGAGKTTTVRILTGVIQPDSGKASVLGFDVVKETLKAREKIGVVPEAANAYPDLSVWKNMMLTAALYGIERKKAEAKADELLRVFGISERKDSRVKTLSKGMKQRLMLSMALVSDPELLFLDEPTSGLDVASARIIREKIMELSREGRTIFLTSHNMEEVSMLCDRVGIINHGRIVAVERSRDLRDRIGGSLAVEVEFDRKVDLTGFPDVKARGNRYVLYTTDAHDTICSIVDFASRNGLRITGLNLHAPSLEDVFLKLTGGESDA, translated from the coding sequence ATGATGGAAGCGATAGCAGTTGAAAACTTGAGTAAGAGCTTTAACGGGCTTAAGGCGGTTGATCGTGTGAGTTTCAGCGTTCATGAGGGTGAGATATTTGGTTTTCTTGGTCCAAATGGCGCAGGAAAGACGACGACCGTGAGGATATTGACCGGCGTGATACAGCCTGATTCCGGGAAGGCGAGTGTCCTGGGTTTTGATGTGGTTAAAGAGACGCTTAAGGCACGGGAGAAGATAGGGGTCGTCCCTGAAGCTGCAAACGCATACCCTGATCTCTCTGTGTGGAAGAACATGATGCTTACAGCGGCTCTGTATGGTATCGAGCGAAAAAAAGCAGAGGCAAAGGCAGATGAGCTTCTCAGGGTCTTTGGGATCTCTGAGCGAAAAGATAGCAGGGTGAAGACGCTCTCAAAAGGGATGAAGCAGCGGCTCATGCTCTCAATGGCACTTGTGAGTGATCCTGAGTTGCTCTTTCTGGATGAGCCAACATCAGGTCTTGATGTGGCAAGTGCACGGATAATAAGGGAGAAGATTATGGAACTCTCCCGGGAGGGGAGGACGATATTCCTCACATCCCACAACATGGAAGAGGTGAGTATGCTCTGCGATCGTGTCGGAATCATAAACCATGGCAGGATCGTTGCGGTTGAGAGATCAAGAGATCTGAGAGACCGGATAGGAGGATCGCTTGCGGTTGAGGTGGAGTTCGACAGAAAGGTTGATCTTACGGGTTTTCCTGATGTAAAAGCAAGAGGAAACAGATACGTACTGTATACGACCGATGCACACGATACGATATGCTCGATCGTTGATTTTGCATCCCGCAATGGATTGAGGATCACGGGGTTAAACCTCCATGCACCATCGCTTGAGGATGTATTTCTCAAACTCACAGGAGGTGAAAGTGATGCTTAG
- a CDS encoding ABC transporter, translating to MLRKIWAITKKNILMYYLKGPVLIFGVLFPLFLFLAFYIGRSLSAEFLIPGLLAMTLFFTSTSVSPVIMPWETQMKTLERLISCPITVRTMIFGDILASFIFGIIISIVPVVIGMVMGVGVKAPLTLGVAIIIGAFAFSSLGLLFSTIPTDLVSNVMMLSNLVKFPLIFISGIFIPVSELPDWGVAVASLSPLTYFTDIARFSIEGYAFYPLYLDFLLLIASAVLFLVLAVKLHERTLVRRF from the coding sequence ATGCTTAGAAAGATATGGGCGATAACAAAAAAGAATATCCTGATGTACTACCTCAAGGGACCTGTTCTGATATTTGGCGTTTTATTCCCGTTATTTCTATTTCTTGCATTTTACATCGGGAGAAGTCTATCAGCAGAGTTTCTCATCCCCGGACTTCTTGCGATGACGCTCTTCTTCACATCCACATCGGTCTCGCCGGTGATCATGCCCTGGGAAACCCAGATGAAAACGCTTGAAAGGCTCATATCATGTCCGATAACGGTCAGAACGATGATATTTGGTGATATACTCGCTTCGTTCATATTTGGGATCATCATCTCAATCGTTCCAGTTGTGATAGGTATGGTGATGGGTGTTGGTGTTAAAGCACCGCTTACCCTTGGAGTTGCGATAATCATCGGTGCGTTCGCATTCTCCTCTCTCGGACTGCTCTTCTCAACGATCCCGACAGATCTTGTATCGAACGTGATGATGCTCTCAAATCTTGTGAAGTTTCCGCTCATCTTTATAAGCGGTATCTTCATCCCGGTGAGTGAACTTCCTGATTGGGGTGTGGCCGTTGCATCACTATCTCCGCTCACCTACTTCACGGATATTGCGAGATTCTCGATTGAGGGTTATGCCTTTTATCCGTTGTATCTCGATTTCTTGCTGCTTATCGCATCTGCTGTTCTCTTTCTGGTACTTGCCGTGAAGCTCCATGAGCGGACACTTGTGAGGAGGTTTTAA
- a CDS encoding ATPase, F0/V0 complex, subunit C yields the protein MMAILLFVSFGAVLTGVAAAEEDASPVASAGGMAALGAGLAIGIAGLGAGIGVGTSGAAAVAASAEKPEMFGKAIIFVALAEAVAIYGLLVAFLLYTKVP from the coding sequence ATGATGGCGATCTTGTTATTTGTATCGTTCGGAGCAGTCTTAACAGGTGTTGCTGCTGCCGAGGAAGACGCATCTCCAGTTGCATCAGCAGGTGGCATGGCTGCGCTTGGTGCTGGGCTTGCCATTGGTATTGCAGGACTTGGTGCAGGTATCGGCGTTGGTACAAGTGGTGCAGCCGCGGTTGCTGCAAGTGCTGAGAAGCCTGAGATGTTTGGTAAAGCAATCATATTTGTTGCGCTTGCTGAGGCAGTTGCTATCTACGGATTGCTGGTTGCATTCCTGCTCTACACAAAGGTACCGTAA
- a CDS encoding membrane protein: MEVKDLTMAEVCVHALPIALFISFSVFGAMMLGYFLGNYLGMPGGILIVVSFTTAGMIGGILGSLLIVDKVYGV; the protein is encoded by the coding sequence GTGGAAGTTAAGGATCTCACGATGGCAGAGGTCTGCGTTCATGCGCTACCTATTGCCCTTTTCATCTCTTTTTCCGTTTTTGGTGCTATGATGCTTGGATATTTCCTCGGAAATTATCTGGGGATGCCCGGGGGTATCCTGATTGTAGTATCTTTCACAACGGCCGGGATGATCGGTGGGATACTTGGAAGCCTTCTCATCGTAGATAAAGTGTATGGGGTGTAA
- a CDS encoding ATPase, V0/A0 complex, subunit C/D has translation MSVSEYAYINAKIRVKKGDLLDQKKMRSLMEVYETKEMIALLMDTTYRDELSSLPPDATIRDIERAIMDNMVKTFVNIASAVGTEGGRALCVELLRRFEVANLKSVLRAKLSGLSREELDLIPVEGFFRRRLSRLIDLASIEEMIPLLEGTPYRAILEGNMAAFKETKKLFVLESALDAELFQSIWLQAKKLKGADAASAMKLLGTRFDMMNMMTILRGKADGIEISQLRNYILPYGRLNPDLLRDAMMADDVKSTLQVLSTTQYADIFAGAASEYDELGQLSSFEVALQRRILDESRSLMMGYPFQIGTIIGFFELKEAEVKNLRAIAVCKENGLEAEETRRFII, from the coding sequence ATGTCTGTTTCAGAGTATGCCTATATCAACGCAAAGATTCGTGTGAAGAAAGGGGATCTTCTTGATCAAAAGAAGATGCGTTCACTGATGGAAGTATATGAAACGAAAGAGATGATCGCACTTCTCATGGATACGACATACAGGGATGAACTCTCCAGCCTACCACCCGATGCAACGATCAGGGATATCGAACGTGCGATCATGGATAACATGGTGAAGACGTTTGTAAATATCGCATCGGCAGTTGGTACAGAGGGTGGACGTGCACTATGCGTGGAACTACTACGGCGCTTTGAAGTTGCAAACTTAAAGAGCGTGTTACGGGCAAAGTTAAGTGGGTTGAGCAGAGAAGAGCTTGATCTGATCCCTGTTGAAGGATTCTTCAGGCGACGACTCAGTAGACTCATCGATCTTGCGAGTATCGAAGAGATGATTCCGCTTCTTGAGGGGACACCTTATCGTGCCATACTTGAGGGAAATATGGCTGCATTCAAAGAAACGAAAAAGCTCTTTGTGCTTGAGTCTGCACTTGATGCCGAGCTCTTCCAGAGTATCTGGTTGCAGGCAAAAAAGTTAAAGGGAGCTGATGCTGCAAGTGCCATGAAACTTCTCGGAACGCGGTTTGATATGATGAATATGATGACGATACTCCGTGGCAAGGCCGACGGAATTGAAATCAGTCAGTTGAGAAATTACATCCTGCCTTATGGACGACTTAATCCTGATCTCCTCAGGGACGCAATGATGGCAGACGATGTAAAGTCGACTCTTCAGGTGCTATCCACAACTCAATACGCAGATATATTTGCGGGAGCAGCCTCTGAATATGACGAACTTGGACAGTTATCTTCCTTTGAGGTAGCACTCCAGCGGCGTATCCTCGATGAATCAAGAAGTCTGATGATGGGTTATCCATTCCAGATCGGTACCATTATTGGGTTTTTCGAGCTTAAAGAGGCCGAAGTAAAGAACCTGCGTGCCATTGCAGTCTGTAAAGAGAACGGACTTGAGGCAGAAGAGACCAGAAGATTTATTATATAA
- a CDS encoding pyridoxamine 5-phosphate oxidase codes for MVKMPKEVVDLFNDPEASKVIATVAEDGEINVAAKGTISAVDDETVAYADIFSGKTRANLEATKKAALLAFKNPPPAGYQVKGTFAGFETSGPVYDKFAALVKDLLNLDINGVAMIKVNEVFSVGAPDFGKKIA; via the coding sequence ATGGTAAAGATGCCAAAAGAAGTTGTGGATTTATTCAATGATCCAGAAGCATCCAAGGTCATAGCAACGGTTGCAGAGGATGGCGAGATAAATGTTGCTGCCAAAGGCACAATTTCTGCGGTCGATGATGAAACGGTCGCTTATGCAGATATATTCAGCGGAAAAACGAGGGCAAACCTTGAAGCAACGAAGAAAGCAGCACTTCTTGCCTTCAAAAATCCGCCACCCGCAGGTTATCAGGTGAAAGGTACATTTGCAGGGTTTGAGACCTCAGGTCCGGTCTATGATAAGTTTGCAGCGCTGGTCAAAGATCTTCTTAACCTTGATATCAACGGTGTTGCGATGATAAAAGTCAATGAGGTCTTCTCAGTCGGCGCCCCTGATTTTGGTAAAAAAATTGCGTGA
- a CDS encoding hydrolase or acyltransferase, producing MIDMTTIEIYGGACQFRTEARIILDGRDVKLEIESDCKYCQRLGRDLMKVGLADIFPERGRPAVGFMTNPVYKKADQHLPHVDCPVPCGLLKGILAEFGLQLKKSPTIEFLQ from the coding sequence GTGATCGATATGACGACAATTGAAATTTATGGGGGCGCCTGCCAGTTCAGGACTGAAGCCAGAATTATCCTCGATGGACGGGATGTGAAATTGGAGATAGAGTCAGATTGCAAGTACTGTCAGCGTCTTGGCAGGGACCTCATGAAGGTTGGTCTCGCAGATATATTTCCAGAGAGGGGTAGGCCCGCAGTTGGATTCATGACCAACCCTGTGTATAAGAAGGCAGATCAGCACCTGCCACATGTTGATTGCCCTGTACCATGCGGGCTGCTCAAAGGAATCCTTGCTGAGTTTGGACTGCAGCTTAAGAAATCGCCGACGATCGAGTTTCTTCAGTAA
- a CDS encoding Ribosomal protein L39e, which translates to MGKKMKGKKLRLAKAANQNRRVPVWVIVKTERDVTTHPKRRHWRRSNLKV; encoded by the coding sequence GTGGGAAAGAAGATGAAGGGCAAGAAGCTCAGGCTTGCAAAGGCAGCCAATCAGAATCGCAGAGTGCCGGTCTGGGTTATCGTCAAGACAGAACGGGACGTCACAACCCATCCAAAGCGACGGCACTGGAGAAGGAGTAACCTGAAGGTGTGA
- a CDS encoding Ribosomal protein L31e, which produces MIIMEERIYTIPLRGVKRVPRWKRAKKAISDIKAYLTRHTKSENLVLDKSINEKVWARGAEKPPSKIRVKVVEEDGAVRAELVKEA; this is translated from the coding sequence GTGATCATCATGGAAGAGAGAATATATACAATCCCACTGCGGGGAGTTAAGCGAGTTCCAAGATGGAAAAGAGCTAAAAAAGCGATATCTGATATAAAAGCATATCTCACCAGGCATACAAAATCTGAGAATCTCGTGCTCGATAAATCCATCAACGAGAAGGTCTGGGCACGGGGGGCAGAGAAGCCGCCATCAAAGATCCGTGTAAAAGTTGTTGAAGAAGACGGAGCGGTCAGGGCGGAGCTTGTGAAAGAGGCATGA
- a CDS encoding Translation initiation factor IF6, with amino-acid sequence MKLLRLNDSPFIGNFALATNEYLLLPPHTPPKVKEDFEEELGVKARCVTVGESNLIGLLACGNSKGLIVSPYTSDFEIKQLEKITRVRRLPSILSAVGNIILANDDAALVHPKLSDECIELIADFLDVDVWRGTIANLRTVGAMAVATGRGILVNPDITDNELSRLSALFGLTPLRGSANFGSGVVGSSIVANDHGCVAGSDTTAVEVMRIEDALEL; translated from the coding sequence ATGAAACTTCTCAGACTCAATGATAGTCCTTTCATCGGAAACTTTGCACTTGCCACGAACGAATATCTTTTACTACCTCCACACACACCTCCAAAGGTGAAAGAAGACTTTGAAGAAGAACTCGGGGTAAAAGCACGATGCGTAACTGTAGGAGAGAGTAATCTGATTGGTTTACTCGCCTGTGGAAACTCAAAAGGGCTAATTGTTTCGCCGTACACATCAGATTTTGAGATCAAACAGCTTGAGAAGATAACACGCGTCAGGCGACTCCCATCGATCCTGAGTGCGGTTGGAAATATCATTCTCGCAAACGACGACGCTGCGCTTGTGCATCCAAAGCTATCTGATGAATGTATTGAACTGATAGCCGATTTCCTTGATGTGGATGTGTGGCGTGGCACGATCGCAAACCTAAGGACAGTTGGAGCAATGGCGGTTGCAACCGGACGTGGTATTCTTGTGAACCCGGATATAACCGATAACGAGCTTTCACGGCTTTCAGCGTTGTTTGGCCTCACACCTCTTCGTGGTAGCGCGAACTTTGGATCTGGAGTTGTTGGATCCTCGATTGTTGCCAATGATCATGGTTGTGTTGCAGGATCTGATACTACAGCGGTTGAGGTTATGCGAATCGAGGATGCACTCGAGCTTTGA
- a CDS encoding membrane protein containing DUF46 yields MIESIISTILTSLWLILPAYFANSSPVIFGGGKPIDHGLRINGKRLFGDGKTYRGTAAGICCGILAGLLQNYIGASINAPSFPLSVLILISTGALFGDLVESLIKRRLGIEQGSFFFPFDQLDFVLGVYLFLWLFAHEWFLQHFTPMIIITLIIITPLLHVLSNAFGYLAGKKDVPW; encoded by the coding sequence ATGATCGAATCAATAATCTCGACTATACTCACATCTCTGTGGCTGATTCTGCCTGCGTATTTTGCAAACTCATCACCTGTTATATTCGGTGGTGGAAAGCCGATCGATCATGGTCTGAGAATCAACGGTAAACGGCTTTTTGGTGATGGCAAGACATACCGTGGCACTGCGGCCGGTATATGTTGCGGGATACTGGCTGGGCTGTTGCAGAATTACATAGGCGCATCAATCAACGCCCCGAGCTTTCCACTATCTGTGCTCATCCTGATATCAACAGGTGCACTCTTTGGAGATCTCGTTGAGAGTTTGATTAAACGGCGACTTGGCATTGAGCAGGGGAGTTTTTTCTTTCCATTTGATCAATTAGATTTTGTACTTGGCGTATATCTCTTTCTATGGCTCTTTGCACACGAATGGTTTCTACAGCATTTTACACCCATGATCATCATCACACTCATTATAATTACACCGCTTCTTCACGTTCTCTCAAATGCCTTCGGGTATCTTGCAGGTAAAAAAGACGTGCCATGGTAG
- a CDS encoding orc1/cdc6 family replication initiation protein: protein MEASIMSGIFSGLLDVKPIFKDKEVLRSTYTPDHLPHREAQIKSLAYILVSALRGNTPSNVMIYGKTGTGKTACAKFVGRELEATSAEQGRECSVIYINGGIIDTQYRIIAHLAKLFDKDVPMTGWPTDQVYAEFKATIDEREQIIIIILDEIDKLVKKGDEVLYNLLRINSDLENAKISIIGISNNLQFREFLDPRIKSSLGEEELLFPPYDARQLGDILSERAAIGFEEDVLDPAVIPLCAAFAANEHGDARRALDLMRVAGELAERAGDGMVTKEHVRKAQTKIESDRIQEVLTTLPTQSKLVLYSVMSTGGKPHLTTGEVYRAYMNCCKITGMNALTQRRVTDLISELDMLGIIMTKIANKGRYGRTKEISLAIPHSLVRSIILTDSRLKVLEGCSTPLQRTLGETWNV, encoded by the coding sequence ATGGAAGCGTCAATTATGAGTGGGATCTTTTCGGGGTTGCTGGACGTCAAGCCAATATTTAAAGACAAAGAGGTTTTGAGGTCTACCTATACACCCGATCATCTGCCGCATCGGGAAGCGCAGATAAAGAGCCTGGCATATATCCTCGTCTCAGCACTTCGTGGCAACACACCCTCGAATGTCATGATATACGGAAAGACCGGGACAGGGAAGACTGCGTGTGCGAAATTCGTTGGAAGGGAGCTTGAAGCGACCAGTGCAGAGCAGGGGCGCGAATGTTCGGTTATTTATATAAATGGTGGGATCATCGATACCCAGTATCGGATCATCGCTCATCTTGCCAAATTGTTTGATAAAGATGTTCCGATGACAGGATGGCCCACGGATCAGGTCTATGCCGAGTTCAAGGCTACAATTGATGAGCGGGAACAGATCATCATTATAATACTCGATGAGATCGATAAGCTCGTCAAGAAGGGGGATGAGGTGCTTTACAACCTTTTGAGGATTAATTCAGACCTTGAAAATGCAAAGATCAGTATAATTGGGATTTCAAACAACCTCCAGTTCAGGGAGTTTCTCGATCCCCGTATAAAATCATCGCTTGGCGAGGAGGAGCTTCTATTTCCACCGTATGATGCCAGACAGCTCGGAGATATCCTGAGCGAACGGGCGGCGATTGGGTTTGAAGAGGATGTTCTTGACCCCGCTGTAATCCCGTTATGTGCAGCATTTGCAGCGAATGAACATGGGGATGCACGAAGAGCACTCGATCTCATGCGGGTCGCAGGTGAGCTTGCAGAGCGAGCTGGTGATGGAATGGTGACAAAGGAGCACGTGCGAAAGGCGCAGACAAAGATTGAGTCTGATAGAATACAGGAGGTGCTGACAACACTTCCAACACAGTCAAAGCTTGTGCTCTACAGCGTGATGTCAACAGGGGGCAAGCCGCACCTGACAACAGGCGAGGTTTATCGTGCCTATATGAACTGCTGCAAGATCACGGGGATGAATGCGCTTACTCAGCGGCGAGTGACAGATCTGATCTCAGAACTTGATATGCTGGGGATAATCATGACCAAGATCGCTAATAAAGGTAGGTATGGCAGGACAAAAGAGATTTCGCTGGCAATACCGCATTCACTTGTGAGATCTATTATACTCACAGATTCAAGATTAAAAGTGCTTGAGGGTTGTTCAACACCACTTCAGCGTACACTTGGCGAGACATGGAATGTATAG
- a CDS encoding exosortase → MYSYYNYALWIALILFLLSFLISGREVRAKAIIAGLGWIAFSIHWFTQPAIYLQEIDPFNAFLTFVMAIFSLVVAFSFMTEHKDSLFLLTRVVTIACIFYFPFASITPLHNALISLNTHCITEGSRTVFGIKMVLDDPLIYLNNHRVRLILGCTAIESIALFIGVIFGVKASLDRKLAAFLVSVPVIFVLNVVRNIFVIVAYSNDWFDGWFGLGSFYVAHNVIAKIGSTIALIIIAYVVLTILPEVLDLIEDAWRDIRAIVIG, encoded by the coding sequence ATGTATAGCTACTACAATTATGCACTCTGGATTGCTTTAATACTCTTTTTACTATCTTTCCTCATTTCAGGACGAGAGGTACGTGCAAAAGCAATCATTGCAGGGCTTGGATGGATCGCCTTCTCGATTCACTGGTTCACACAGCCAGCCATATATCTTCAGGAGATAGATCCATTCAACGCATTTCTGACATTTGTGATGGCGATCTTCTCGCTTGTTGTCGCATTCTCATTCATGACAGAGCATAAAGATTCACTATTTCTCCTGACAAGAGTCGTTACGATCGCCTGTATCTTTTATTTCCCGTTTGCATCGATTACACCCCTTCATAATGCCTTAATCTCGCTGAACACGCACTGTATAACTGAGGGATCGAGGACAGTTTTCGGGATCAAGATGGTACTGGATGACCCACTCATATACCTGAACAACCATCGTGTGAGATTGATACTTGGCTGCACAGCGATCGAGAGTATCGCCCTTTTTATCGGAGTCATATTTGGCGTCAAAGCATCGCTTGACCGCAAGCTTGCAGCTTTTCTCGTCTCTGTTCCTGTGATATTTGTCCTCAATGTTGTGCGAAATATCTTTGTCATCGTGGCATACAGTAACGACTGGTTCGATGGCTGGTTCGGACTTGGGAGCTTCTACGTTGCCCACAACGTCATCGCAAAGATCGGATCAACGATCGCACTCATCATCATCGCGTACGTGGTACTCACCATCCTGCCAGAGGTACTTGATCTGATCGAGGATGCATGGCGTGATATCAGGGCGATCGTCATAGGTTGA
- a CDS encoding SAM-dependent methyltransferase, which translates to MKKGYMALRKELDGILSPADLDRLPRRWQLIGDIVLVRIDGLEDFWGEIGDAFFKIYPWAKGVAVDCGVHGKLREPDIRVIAGEVSETLHRENHCTFKLDPRKVIFSPGNMNERMRIAALGTDEFVVDMFAGIGYFSIPMAKHAVPEKIIAIELNPVAFEYLLENIRLNHVEKIIEPLAGDCADLTPVGVADRVIMGYLNAEAYLEVGVKAIREEGGILHYHEAVPYHLFPNRPVERIQAACRSLGRGCEIIEAKKVKKFAPGVLHAVIDAAIT; encoded by the coding sequence ATGAAGAAAGGATATATGGCGTTGAGGAAAGAACTCGATGGTATCCTCTCTCCAGCAGATCTTGATCGATTGCCGAGGAGATGGCAGCTGATCGGAGATATCGTTCTTGTAAGAATTGATGGGCTTGAAGATTTCTGGGGAGAGATTGGTGATGCGTTCTTCAAGATCTATCCATGGGCGAAGGGGGTTGCCGTGGATTGTGGAGTGCATGGAAAGTTGCGAGAGCCTGATATCAGAGTCATTGCAGGCGAGGTCTCGGAGACGCTGCACCGTGAGAACCACTGTACCTTCAAACTCGATCCCAGAAAGGTGATCTTCTCACCGGGAAATATGAACGAGCGTATGCGAATCGCGGCGCTTGGCACTGACGAGTTTGTTGTTGATATGTTTGCAGGCATCGGCTATTTCTCGATCCCGATGGCAAAACACGCAGTACCAGAGAAGATCATCGCGATCGAACTCAACCCTGTTGCATTTGAGTATCTACTTGAAAATATTCGACTGAACCACGTTGAGAAGATAATTGAGCCTTTGGCAGGTGATTGTGCCGATCTTACGCCTGTTGGGGTTGCAGATAGGGTAATAATGGGTTATCTGAACGCAGAAGCATATCTTGAGGTGGGTGTGAAAGCGATACGGGAGGAGGGTGGAATTTTACACTATCACGAAGCGGTTCCATACCATCTCTTCCCGAATCGACCTGTTGAGAGAATCCAGGCTGCGTGCAGATCTTTAGGGCGTGGTTGTGAGATCATTGAGGCTAAGAAAGTCAAGAAGTTTGCACCAGGTGTCTTACATGCGGTCATCGATGCCGCGATCACATGA
- a CDS encoding phosphatidate cytidylyltransferase produces the protein MRMLKSDQEHQEFMPSKEVGRKLIHILSGIIIAYLILNLPYFILIFLTMLGLLSTLLISYLVKKGFRIPLIDQILNSYEREHAMANMPAKGVLMFILSLLILLILVRSPLIIASAVITLALGDGFATITGIRWGKHRLIGKKSLEGSAAFFLTSFTGLSFLLSPLYALIAAFTGTLIEMIPQEVIDDNITIPLGVSAVLIFLIKIWGGDTSI, from the coding sequence ATGAGAATGCTTAAATCAGATCAGGAACATCAGGAGTTTATGCCCTCAAAGGAGGTTGGACGAAAGTTAATACATATACTATCTGGCATAATCATTGCATACCTGATCCTCAACCTCCCGTATTTTATTCTTATCTTTCTAACGATGCTTGGGCTTTTATCAACGCTTTTAATATCATATCTTGTCAAAAAAGGTTTCAGGATACCGTTGATTGATCAAATACTCAACTCGTATGAACGAGAGCATGCAATGGCAAATATGCCTGCAAAAGGCGTTTTGATGTTTATTTTAAGTCTGCTTATCCTTCTAATCCTTGTAAGAAGTCCTCTTATCATCGCATCTGCTGTCATAACGCTTGCGCTTGGTGATGGATTTGCGACGATCACTGGTATCAGATGGGGCAAACACAGGCTGATCGGTAAGAAGAGTCTTGAAGGTTCAGCGGCTTTCTTTCTCACATCTTTCACTGGATTGAGTTTTCTCTTATCGCCTCTCTATGCGTTGATTGCAGCTTTTACAGGCACGTTGATCGAGATGATACCACAGGAGGTCATCGATGATAATATAACAATCCCGCTCGGTGTCAGCGCGGTTCTCATCTTTCTGATAAAGATCTGGGGTGGTGACACATCGATCTGA
- a CDS encoding beta-ribofuranosylaminobenzene 5'-phosphate synthase, giving the protein MQRLMLLTDGSMTLLLEIYTENPVVVETLKQQIIPATAELAAKFNLEKEADLNYREVILKDGVLDKPLLYACSLTPLSRLTDEFREDLLRADIPIGKIMKRHGLEFRRDLTRIAEEEASAKLIEIFGLGAREKILKRFYDIIHRKEILISIMEAFPAAYYRS; this is encoded by the coding sequence ATGCAGCGGCTGATGCTGCTTACAGATGGCTCAATGACGCTGCTTCTTGAGATATATACAGAAAATCCCGTTGTGGTTGAGACACTCAAACAGCAGATCATACCTGCAACTGCAGAGCTTGCAGCAAAGTTCAATCTGGAGAAAGAGGCAGATCTCAACTACCGGGAGGTCATCCTGAAAGATGGCGTGCTGGATAAGCCTCTTCTCTACGCATGTTCACTCACACCACTTTCGCGGCTCACGGATGAGTTCAGAGAAGATCTTCTCAGGGCAGATATCCCCATAGGGAAGATCATGAAGCGACATGGACTTGAATTTCGAAGAGATCTGACCAGGATCGCGGAGGAAGAGGCTTCAGCCAAACTCATTGAGATATTTGGTCTTGGAGCGCGTGAAAAGATCCTGAAACGATTTTATGACATCATTCACCGTAAGGAAATCTTGATATCGATCATGGAGGCTTTTCCAGCGGCATATTATCGATCGTAA